One region of Candidatus Neomarinimicrobiota bacterium genomic DNA includes:
- a CDS encoding T9SS type A sorting domain-containing protein encodes MVNKFILCLFALNCGLFAEPLDPRFHSFNEIKSFLDSLDQLEQYEDIFRVDTIGYSGAETLPILAVKISDNVHIKEDEPRVLFLGQCHAEEILGVEAVLEMILTLLSPPPPMASHVQILRQEIETWIIPTYNPEGLNVVHSEMDLSYRKNKRDFSPTGPTPNGVFDFDPSIGNDVDGVDLNRNYDFNWFFGDSFLVNDPTDYAAHYDYYRGPEPFSEQETKAIRDFALEQDFLFSIAWHSARSGRYSELVISSWKWAEGKNTPDNNAQNTIADALAGNLQKEYSEDFYQSEQSVSRRGNAHDWFYTATGCFQYLVECGTANLQPDSALIEDTIQRLIPGMVYLMDRTIGYQEDAAQITGIVTDELGNPFEDVEIIINELNGGVNDPRLTDEFGRYRRIVTEGTYQLTAQKYGYEPVTNTITANNSGTTILDFSLDPLTEVNINLSIGFYQQLWHDEHFSWIMTNDFFTDTIIVDDGSNTFAMPKGNWDIQTVYDDSYFPWIRNLELDSDMEINVSFRQNVIDTVLGFGDSTMWNQIGGDWTIDSGSLRSQVGSFYNNGNREDTLEIRSRWFDMTGMQQIACVINHRYELEWDVDSLFLTLVNGQDSVLTEWSATDQNWHAFRTDRIVARDTSGFDSVRVRLRFSRDASVNYRGWEIASLRILGLDDPYLNVTESGPQIRSSFSVSDPYPNPSSGMISIDMEHIQFPLQVTIFNLLGQEIFNQSLNQGFREQITWQLNLFNQMDVPISSGVYFLRFSTSHKEFIKKCVYLRP; translated from the coding sequence ATGGTAAACAAATTTATATTATGTCTGTTTGCCTTGAATTGTGGTCTTTTTGCCGAGCCGCTCGACCCGCGCTTTCACTCGTTTAATGAAATAAAATCCTTCCTCGATTCGCTCGATCAATTAGAACAATACGAGGATATATTTCGTGTGGATACGATTGGCTACTCCGGCGCCGAAACTTTGCCTATACTTGCGGTGAAAATTTCCGATAATGTTCACATAAAAGAAGATGAACCAAGAGTATTATTTCTTGGACAATGCCATGCAGAAGAAATACTTGGTGTGGAGGCAGTATTGGAAATGATTTTGACACTACTGAGTCCACCCCCCCCTATGGCAAGTCATGTTCAGATTTTGCGACAGGAAATTGAAACATGGATCATTCCCACCTACAATCCGGAAGGCTTAAATGTGGTTCATTCGGAAATGGATTTAAGCTATCGAAAAAACAAACGCGATTTCAGCCCGACCGGGCCGACTCCCAACGGTGTGTTTGATTTTGATCCGAGTATCGGTAACGATGTGGATGGTGTGGATTTAAACAGGAATTACGATTTCAATTGGTTTTTTGGTGATTCGTTTTTAGTTAATGATCCAACGGATTATGCTGCCCATTATGATTATTATCGTGGTCCTGAACCTTTTTCAGAACAGGAGACAAAGGCTATTCGTGATTTTGCATTGGAACAGGATTTTCTTTTTTCCATTGCGTGGCACAGTGCTAGATCGGGGCGTTATTCTGAATTGGTGATTTCATCTTGGAAATGGGCAGAAGGGAAAAATACCCCGGACAATAATGCTCAAAATACCATTGCCGATGCATTGGCTGGAAACCTTCAAAAAGAGTACAGTGAAGATTTTTACCAGTCTGAGCAGAGTGTGTCACGTCGGGGGAATGCTCACGATTGGTTTTATACTGCAACGGGTTGTTTTCAATATCTTGTTGAGTGTGGGACTGCAAATCTGCAACCCGACAGCGCGTTGATTGAAGATACGATCCAGAGGTTAATCCCTGGAATGGTGTACTTAATGGATCGAACGATTGGTTATCAAGAAGATGCCGCCCAAATCACCGGAATTGTAACGGACGAATTGGGAAATCCTTTTGAGGATGTGGAAATTATCATCAATGAATTAAACGGTGGTGTTAACGATCCGCGCCTGACGGATGAATTTGGGCGGTATCGGCGTATTGTCACTGAAGGCACTTATCAGTTAACGGCGCAAAAATACGGGTATGAACCGGTAACAAATACGATCACCGCAAACAACAGTGGAACCACAATACTGGATTTTTCTTTGGATCCGCTAACCGAGGTTAACATCAATTTATCGATCGGGTTTTACCAACAATTATGGCACGATGAACATTTCTCATGGATAATGACTAATGATTTTTTTACAGATACAATCATTGTTGATGATGGTAGTAATACATTTGCGATGCCAAAGGGTAATTGGGACATTCAAACAGTTTATGACGACAGCTATTTTCCGTGGATAAGGAATCTTGAATTGGACTCAGACATGGAAATCAACGTGAGTTTTAGGCAGAATGTAATTGACACAGTTTTAGGCTTCGGCGATTCGACGATGTGGAACCAAATTGGAGGTGACTGGACAATTGATTCGGGATCTCTTAGATCTCAAGTTGGTTCTTTCTACAATAATGGAAACAGGGAAGATACCCTTGAAATTCGATCCCGATGGTTTGATATGACCGGAATGCAACAGATTGCTTGTGTAATCAATCACCGCTACGAACTTGAATGGGACGTGGATTCCCTGTTTCTTACACTGGTGAACGGACAGGACAGCGTTTTAACAGAATGGTCCGCGACCGACCAGAATTGGCATGCATTTCGTACGGACAGAATTGTTGCGCGGGATACGTCTGGATTTGACTCAGTCCGAGTGCGGTTAAGGTTTTCACGGGATGCTTCTGTCAATTACCGCGGCTGGGAAATAGCATCATTGCGCATCTTGGGTTTGGATGACCCGTATCTGAATGTTACAGAATCAGGCCCTCAAATCCGTTCTTCTTTCTCGGTTTCCGACCCGTATCCAAATCCGTCATCCGGTATGATTTCCATTGATATGGAGCACATTCAATTTCCGTTGCAAGTAACTATATTTAATCTGCTAGGACAGGAAATATTCAACCAATCGTTGAATCAGGGATTTAGGGAACAAATTACATGGCAATTGAATTTGTTTAATCAAATGGATGTACCAATAAGTTCAGGTGTATATTTCCTGCGCTTTTCTACCTCACACAAGGAGTTCATCAAAAAATGCGTTTACTTGCGGCCGTAA